Proteins encoded together in one Lysinibacillus sp. FSL K6-0232 window:
- a CDS encoding hydroxymyristoyl-ACP dehydratase yields MITSIDNEHKLLRPEQALDKDFCDQFIKKMHKNILDKKLHHDVYTSYFVILQQRYTVKELDYIVGRLKQQANELLRLKPMFILLSGMILAIFTLLAAVMSMLIVEISLLQIVALAVVSLSIAILAISYKIEKEYKRAQAVINLLTYYRTIEQATKM; encoded by the coding sequence TTGATTACTAGCATAGACAACGAACATAAATTGCTACGACCTGAGCAAGCATTGGATAAAGATTTCTGTGATCAATTTATTAAAAAAATGCATAAAAATATTTTGGATAAAAAGCTTCACCATGATGTGTATACATCTTATTTTGTGATTTTACAGCAGCGCTATACCGTAAAGGAGCTAGATTATATTGTTGGTCGCCTGAAGCAGCAAGCTAATGAATTGCTGCGCTTAAAGCCTATGTTTATTTTATTAAGCGGTATGATTTTAGCTATCTTTACCCTGCTTGCTGCTGTGATGAGTATGCTGATTGTTGAGATTTCACTGCTACAAATAGTGGCATTGGCTGTTGTTAGCTTAAGCATCGCCATTCTTGCCATTTCCTATAAAATCGAAAAAGAATATAAAAGAGCGCAGGCTGTCATTAATTTACTAACCTATTATAGGACCATTGAACAGGCCACGAAAATGTAG
- a CDS encoding CAP domain-containing protein, with product MKKTLTAICATFLLAAPIQFASAAANTSEENSVQPSTNCNVYNYKWSNHHKWSVKQPQPTTPSKEVSNPAQPQPTPPATSTPSTDVNAFEQEVVTLTNAERTKAGLAPLQTDAPLMAAAREKSQDMQKNKYFSHTSPTFGSPFDRMKALGIKYKAAGENIAQGQRSPQEVVQAWMDSPGHRANILNAKFTHIGVGYVQSGNYWTQQFIQK from the coding sequence ATGAAAAAAACACTTACTGCAATTTGTGCAACATTTCTTTTAGCAGCTCCAATTCAATTCGCATCAGCTGCTGCCAATACATCAGAGGAGAATTCCGTACAGCCATCAACAAACTGCAACGTTTACAATTATAAATGGTCTAATCATCATAAATGGTCGGTGAAACAGCCACAGCCAACGACACCATCTAAAGAGGTGTCAAATCCAGCTCAGCCACAACCAACACCGCCAGCAACATCTACACCATCAACAGATGTCAATGCATTTGAGCAAGAGGTTGTCACATTAACAAATGCTGAGCGTACAAAAGCTGGTTTAGCGCCACTTCAAACAGATGCACCATTGATGGCAGCAGCTCGTGAAAAATCACAAGATATGCAAAAAAATAAGTATTTCTCTCATACAAGCCCAACATTTGGTTCACCATTTGATCGTATGAAAGCTTTAGGCATTAAGTATAAAGCTGCTGGTGAAAACATTGCCCAAGGTCAACGTTCACCGCAAGAAGTCGTACAAGCGTGGATGGACTCACCGGGTCACCGTGCTAATATTTTAAATGCGAAATTTACACATATCGGTGTCGGCTACGTGCAATCAGGCAACTACTGGACACAACAATTTATTCAAAAATAA
- a CDS encoding CobW family GTP-binding protein, with translation MKDVYLFSGFLGSGKTSLLTDVIRQLKDKHLKPAVIMNELGKLPFDSQAVDKDIPLKEMLEGCICCSGAEKTEAQIQSLLFDSNFDVLIIETTGAAHPVEALDAVYSPLFADQLNVKGIVTVVDTKLWLHRDTLTPQVRSLFMEQIRHAHLLVANKTDLLTEAEQGQAIYELQGLNPHAFILQTTNGRVPLHLLEGLKATAQVDKQNIVQAPISTLQLGSRLVNFTSMEFTQEQFEDWVRSLPDTVYRMKGYVPIQGIQQPMLFQYAYGMVQWLPEYIKMPAKLVIIGENISDIPVIGFN, from the coding sequence ATGAAGGACGTATATTTATTTAGTGGCTTTTTAGGCAGTGGTAAAACATCACTGCTAACGGATGTAATTCGTCAGCTGAAGGACAAGCATTTAAAGCCTGCTGTAATCATGAATGAGCTTGGCAAGCTGCCATTTGACTCACAGGCAGTCGATAAGGATATTCCGCTAAAAGAAATGCTAGAGGGCTGTATTTGCTGCTCAGGCGCTGAAAAAACAGAGGCACAAATTCAATCACTGCTATTCGATAGCAATTTTGATGTTTTAATTATCGAAACAACGGGTGCTGCCCATCCTGTAGAAGCATTAGATGCTGTTTATTCGCCGCTTTTTGCCGATCAATTAAATGTAAAAGGAATTGTGACCGTCGTGGATACAAAGCTGTGGCTGCATCGCGATACGCTGACACCACAAGTACGCTCATTGTTTATGGAACAAATCCGTCATGCCCATTTATTAGTAGCAAATAAAACGGATTTATTAACAGAGGCAGAGCAAGGGCAGGCGATTTACGAGCTACAGGGCTTAAATCCACATGCCTTTATTTTGCAAACAACGAATGGGCGTGTACCGTTGCATTTATTAGAAGGCTTAAAGGCAACAGCACAGGTCGATAAACAAAATATTGTGCAAGCCCCAATAAGCACGCTACAGCTTGGCTCTCGTTTAGTTAACTTTACAAGCATGGAATTTACACAGGAGCAGTTTGAGGATTGGGTGCGCTCATTGCCTGATACGGTTTATCGAATGAAGGGCTATGTGCCGATTCAGGGCATTCAGCAACCAATGTTATTCCAATACGCATATGGTATGGTGCAATGGCTGCCTGAATATATAAAAATGCCAGCGAAGCTTGTAATCATTGGTGAAAATATAAGCGATATACCTGTTATTGGCTTTAATTGA
- a CDS encoding EAL domain-containing protein, with the protein MKKPNRLKQFFSKEVVAQPVAVEAVQDSQLFAYALSFAKYHPDMMIVFAADGEIIYVNQEALYQLLQYEPNHAEDFKQIFTAADYKRLKRAFNQTLRGKSTKLDIESLQHQGHNLSLILTFIPIKNEEGQAEGIYLIVEDISTYAAMKHQLLLHEKHLNYAQQIAAVGSWEYFIQHDKLYCSDHFYHIFGFERSENVSIDQPFQLIHPEDYERTYQAFEAACKGMNFDSEFRIYHGQTNELCYLQAAAEIIWKDHQPFKMIGVVKDHTSFKLMEQTLNDTLANYHDIFNNLDAGVWMRDSIRGNMLFASKGLEGILGIPLEQLYKDSEAWLNLIHPAHREEVLAYTDHLALGESYQVIYRIITGDQQIKWLLEQIVPRLDQQGDVNHIFGLVTDITAEIEREERLNYLVYYDELTGLPNQLSLYSKLDALCTTSEPFALLYLSINRFHIVHHGLGIHIGDELLRVVTNYCATVLDDHSYIARLDHQHFVIIVKKYSNKQKIYALANRLLKFFHSALTVKDYQLHVSANIGIVFYPEDGLTRTILLENGYAALCYAQQQGRNNFYIHAVTGDITSYKQSVLNRDMRQALLNEEFELYFQPLVEPQKGIIYGAEALIRWHHKEWGLVSPGEFIPLAEENHMIHIITDWVIKKVCTLLQEWKQQGHVLRTISINISPIHLVKKGFVKFVQEQIQTHGIKADYLEFVVSESAMLKNSKSVRNVLQELRTLGVKIAIGDFGTGYSSLESLRTFRPTTIHIYEAFIRQIRHDHPIENGLISTTIYLTKMLGIQVVAKGVESYDQFIFLKQQECSYIQGDIYTKAVPAKTFATMLARGFLTPQKVRSNKKPAVERRKYYRFRFPAYVQGSMTIVEMNQQKINIGRTPILIENISLGGMKICSSLKLPINQTMKFQFSFTLMDQPFHIEGTFRWTLEEHYQIYSYGVAFQLKAEDEGKLAPIIHRMTALHHQHEKITGTPFIYEDMEAFFKKE; encoded by the coding sequence ATGAAAAAGCCGAATCGATTAAAGCAGTTTTTTTCAAAAGAAGTGGTGGCACAGCCAGTGGCAGTAGAGGCGGTGCAGGATTCTCAGTTATTTGCGTATGCCTTATCCTTTGCAAAATACCATCCTGATATGATGATTGTCTTTGCGGCAGACGGTGAAATTATTTATGTCAATCAAGAGGCACTCTATCAACTTTTACAATACGAGCCAAACCATGCTGAAGACTTTAAGCAAATTTTTACAGCAGCAGATTATAAGCGTTTAAAACGAGCATTTAATCAAACATTACGGGGGAAATCAACAAAGCTTGATATTGAAAGCCTTCAGCATCAAGGGCATAATCTTAGCCTGATCCTAACATTTATTCCGATTAAAAATGAGGAGGGACAAGCAGAGGGAATTTATTTAATTGTGGAGGATATATCGACCTATGCAGCAATGAAGCATCAGCTACTGCTACATGAAAAGCACTTAAACTATGCGCAGCAAATTGCCGCGGTTGGTAGCTGGGAGTATTTTATCCAGCATGATAAGCTGTATTGCTCAGATCATTTTTATCATATTTTCGGCTTTGAGCGTTCGGAAAATGTGAGCATTGACCAGCCATTTCAACTAATTCATCCAGAGGATTATGAAAGAACCTATCAGGCATTTGAGGCTGCTTGCAAGGGCATGAATTTTGACAGTGAATTTCGCATTTATCATGGTCAAACAAATGAATTGTGCTATTTACAGGCTGCCGCAGAAATAATTTGGAAGGATCATCAGCCATTTAAAATGATTGGTGTTGTCAAAGATCATACATCCTTTAAGCTAATGGAGCAAACGCTGAATGATACACTTGCAAACTATCACGATATTTTTAACAACCTAGATGCAGGCGTTTGGATGAGGGATTCTATTCGTGGGAATATGCTTTTTGCGTCAAAAGGACTAGAGGGCATTTTAGGTATTCCATTAGAGCAGCTTTATAAAGATTCAGAAGCATGGCTTAATCTGATTCATCCTGCCCATCGTGAGGAGGTATTAGCGTATACAGACCATCTCGCATTAGGGGAAAGCTATCAAGTGATTTACCGAATTATCACAGGCGATCAACAAATCAAATGGCTGCTGGAGCAAATTGTGCCACGATTGGATCAGCAGGGGGATGTTAATCATATTTTTGGCTTAGTAACAGATATTACAGCGGAAATTGAGCGTGAGGAGCGGCTAAATTATTTAGTGTACTATGATGAGCTGACAGGCTTGCCGAATCAGCTAAGCCTCTATAGTAAGCTGGATGCTTTATGTACAACAAGTGAGCCATTTGCGCTTTTATATCTATCCATTAACCGCTTCCATATCGTACACCATGGACTAGGTATTCACATCGGCGATGAGCTGCTACGTGTTGTCACTAATTATTGTGCAACAGTATTGGACGATCATAGCTATATAGCGCGACTAGACCATCAGCATTTTGTGATTATTGTTAAAAAATATAGTAATAAACAAAAAATCTATGCGCTTGCCAATCGTTTATTAAAATTCTTTCATTCAGCCCTTACCGTGAAGGATTATCAGCTTCATGTATCGGCAAATATTGGGATTGTTTTTTATCCAGAGGACGGTTTAACGAGAACGATTTTATTGGAAAATGGTTATGCGGCTTTATGCTATGCACAGCAGCAAGGACGCAATAATTTTTATATACATGCCGTGACAGGGGATATTACCTCCTATAAGCAATCTGTGCTCAATCGAGATATGCGACAGGCTTTGCTTAATGAGGAGTTTGAGCTTTATTTTCAGCCGTTGGTGGAGCCGCAAAAAGGTATTATTTATGGAGCAGAGGCATTAATTCGCTGGCATCATAAAGAATGGGGGCTTGTATCACCAGGTGAGTTTATTCCGTTAGCGGAAGAAAATCATATGATTCATATTATTACAGATTGGGTCATTAAAAAGGTATGCACATTATTGCAAGAGTGGAAGCAGCAGGGCCATGTATTACGCACCATTAGCATCAATATTTCACCTATTCACCTAGTGAAAAAAGGGTTTGTGAAATTTGTGCAGGAGCAAATCCAAACACATGGAATAAAGGCAGACTATTTGGAGTTTGTTGTATCAGAAAGTGCGATGCTCAAAAATAGTAAAAGTGTACGCAATGTGCTGCAGGAGCTGCGAACGCTTGGTGTGAAAATTGCCATTGGTGATTTTGGCACAGGCTATTCCTCCCTCGAATCTTTACGCACATTTCGCCCAACAACGATTCATATTTATGAGGCTTTTATTCGGCAAATTCGCCATGACCATCCGATCGAAAATGGGCTAATTTCTACAACCATTTATTTAACGAAAATGCTCGGCATTCAAGTAGTGGCAAAGGGTGTGGAGAGCTATGACCAATTTATTTTCTTGAAGCAGCAAGAATGCAGCTATATCCAAGGCGACATTTACACAAAGGCAGTGCCTGCAAAAACATTTGCCACAATGCTAGCACGAGGCTTTTTAACACCGCAAAAAGTTAGATCGAATAAGAAGCCTGCTGTTGAACGGCGCAAGTATTATCGCTTCCGCTTTCCAGCCTATGTTCAAGGCTCTATGACGATAGTTGAAATGAATCAGCAAAAAATCAATATTGGGCGTACACCGATTTTAATCGAAAATATTAGCTTAGGTGGCATGAAAATTTGCTCATCACTTAAACTACCTATTAATCAAACCATGAAATTTCAATTTAGCTTTACGTTAATGGATCAGCCCTTCCATATCGAAGGAACATTTAGATGGACATTAGAGGAACACTATCAAATCTATTCCTATGGTGTGGCATTTCAGCTAAAGGCTGAGGATGAAGGAAAGCTAGCACCGATTATTCATCGAATGACAGCCCTGCATCATCAGCATGAAAAAATTACAGGAACACCATTTATTTATGAAGATATGGAAGCATTTTTTAAAAAAGAATAA
- a CDS encoding lmo1851 family serine protease — protein sequence MDEQKKDSTEQQQEPTQVDVKPAGQFIQLKPFKFIMLMFFTILITAGLTIFALTFGDKKVVEVKVPVERAEFTKLYEAFDLLKNKYYQDIDDEKVVDGAINGMFDALGDPYSDFMVKEEADQFNTGLSSSFQGIGAEIQERNGFITVVSPIKNSPAEKAGLLPKDIILTVDGKSIQGLSATEAVALIRGEKGTPVKLTVKRGENTEPIQMTIIRDDIPVETVYGELLDGNIAHIQITSFSEDTAKELETMLAEYEGKGMKGIVLDLRQNPGGYLNAAEDISNLFVPEGKAIVQVQEKGEEPQVVNATGGKKYNLPVTVLVDGGSASASEILAGALKESVGAKVVGETSFGKGTVQNVTPLRDGSNLKFTTGKWLTPNGNWINEKGIEPDVKVAYPSYASLPYLNASLEMKEGMQSESIKAAEEMLQVLGYEPGEVDGVFDNQTEQAVEQLQAANNLEQTGILTGNTTYALMDALRAKIKADDPQLLKAKELLLETAEKAEETTN from the coding sequence ATGGATGAACAGAAAAAAGATAGTACAGAGCAACAGCAAGAGCCAACACAGGTTGATGTAAAACCAGCGGGGCAATTTATACAATTAAAGCCGTTTAAATTTATTATGCTGATGTTCTTTACAATTCTGATTACCGCAGGGTTAACGATTTTTGCGTTAACATTTGGTGATAAAAAAGTAGTAGAAGTAAAGGTTCCTGTTGAACGTGCGGAATTTACCAAATTATATGAAGCATTTGATTTACTAAAAAATAAATACTATCAAGATATTGATGATGAAAAAGTCGTTGACGGTGCGATTAATGGAATGTTTGATGCACTAGGCGATCCGTACTCTGATTTTATGGTGAAGGAAGAAGCAGATCAATTTAACACAGGCTTATCCTCTAGCTTCCAAGGAATTGGTGCGGAAATTCAAGAGCGTAATGGCTTTATTACAGTTGTGTCACCTATTAAAAATTCTCCTGCTGAAAAGGCAGGCTTACTACCAAAAGATATTATCTTAACGGTGGATGGCAAAAGCATTCAAGGCTTAAGTGCAACAGAAGCCGTGGCACTTATTCGCGGGGAAAAGGGCACACCTGTAAAATTAACGGTGAAACGCGGAGAAAATACAGAGCCAATTCAAATGACGATTATTCGTGACGATATTCCAGTAGAAACTGTTTATGGTGAACTGCTTGACGGCAATATTGCCCATATCCAAATTACATCATTTAGTGAGGATACAGCAAAAGAGCTTGAAACAATGCTGGCGGAGTATGAAGGAAAAGGCATGAAGGGCATTGTGTTAGATTTACGTCAAAACCCTGGTGGCTACTTAAATGCAGCTGAGGATATTTCGAATTTATTTGTACCAGAAGGCAAAGCAATTGTTCAGGTACAAGAAAAAGGAGAAGAGCCTCAAGTGGTCAATGCAACTGGTGGGAAAAAATATAACCTACCAGTAACCGTTCTTGTGGATGGTGGTAGTGCTTCTGCCTCTGAAATTTTAGCAGGTGCGTTAAAGGAATCTGTTGGAGCAAAAGTTGTTGGAGAAACATCCTTTGGTAAAGGAACTGTCCAAAATGTAACACCATTAAGAGATGGCTCGAATTTGAAGTTTACAACAGGTAAATGGTTAACACCAAATGGCAACTGGATTAATGAAAAAGGAATTGAGCCTGATGTCAAAGTGGCGTATCCATCCTATGCTTCCTTACCATACTTAAATGCTTCTTTAGAGATGAAGGAAGGTATGCAGTCCGAATCCATCAAGGCAGCAGAGGAAATGCTGCAGGTGCTAGGGTACGAGCCTGGTGAAGTAGATGGCGTGTTTGATAACCAAACAGAGCAGGCTGTCGAGCAATTACAGGCAGCAAATAACCTTGAACAAACAGGAATTTTAACAGGAAATACAACGTATGCATTAATGGATGCTTTACGTGCAAAAATTAAAGCAGATGACCCTCAGCTATTAAAAGCAAAAGAGCTGCTTTTAGAAACAGCAGAAAAGGCTGAGGAAACTACAAATTAA
- a CDS encoding DUF7832 domain-containing protein, producing the protein MVIVYDKAKYHIEGDFPANLAIKQAYVHTGMFVGWLIDNQLYSEELEEDGWEEIVHFQARRLTGTELYQAWDGVLTDDMLNREGNAFAASYFDFEQGCYLQDYEETFASYDSLYAVEDTWENYWTLKAVIDQRYQEWQHSK; encoded by the coding sequence ATGGTAATTGTTTATGATAAAGCAAAATATCATATTGAAGGTGATTTTCCAGCTAATTTAGCGATCAAGCAAGCATATGTACATACAGGGATGTTTGTGGGCTGGCTAATAGATAACCAGCTATATAGTGAAGAATTAGAGGAAGACGGTTGGGAAGAAATTGTTCATTTTCAAGCAAGGCGCTTAACAGGCACTGAGCTTTATCAGGCATGGGATGGTGTTTTAACGGATGATATGCTAAATCGTGAGGGAAATGCATTTGCTGCGAGTTACTTTGATTTTGAACAAGGCTGTTATTTGCAAGATTACGAGGAAACATTTGCTAGCTATGATTCCCTGTATGCTGTAGAGGATACATGGGAAAATTATTGGACATTAAAGGCAGTGATTGATCAGCGCTATCAGGAATGGCAGCACAGCAAATAA
- a CDS encoding stalk domain-containing protein, translating to MKKPFIGIFTVCMLLLWASPADAAAIQIKIDHVLVKSDVAPEMTNNRTMVPLRVISENLGAQVHWQDAKIILTSDKTVIQLQPNSHTIIKNGQTAQLDVQPYIKNNRTFVPLRFIAETFGSQVHYSNGIVSITNEPLLLNNIKIQALRYEYHMTMGGVVQDIQGNAYVKELSSIFQVQRGTQVEAPAHYSWQPNTDQLGSYSKQGQYNFRGVDGQNVQQFDIYLLNRGFPIELLEGYPTVLLHDVTADKWYIFTEKGMDAIDQLIHNAINNGFSTVISNTVA from the coding sequence ATGAAAAAACCATTCATAGGTATTTTTACAGTATGCATGCTGCTATTGTGGGCATCTCCCGCCGATGCCGCAGCTATTCAAATCAAAATTGATCATGTGTTAGTCAAATCGGATGTAGCACCTGAAATGACAAATAATCGCACAATGGTTCCTCTTCGCGTAATTAGTGAAAACCTAGGCGCACAAGTTCACTGGCAAGACGCAAAAATCATCCTTACATCGGATAAGACAGTCATTCAATTACAGCCTAACAGTCATACCATTATCAAAAATGGTCAAACAGCACAGTTAGATGTGCAACCATATATAAAAAATAACCGTACCTTTGTACCTCTTCGTTTTATCGCTGAAACATTTGGCAGTCAAGTTCATTATAGCAATGGCATTGTTAGCATTACAAACGAGCCCTTGTTGCTTAACAATATAAAAATTCAAGCCCTTCGTTATGAATACCATATGACAATGGGCGGCGTTGTACAGGATATTCAAGGCAATGCCTATGTTAAAGAGCTTTCTAGCATCTTCCAAGTACAAAGAGGCACTCAAGTAGAAGCACCTGCTCACTATTCTTGGCAGCCAAATACGGATCAACTCGGTTCCTATTCCAAACAGGGTCAATATAATTTTAGAGGCGTTGATGGTCAAAATGTTCAGCAGTTTGATATATATTTGTTAAATCGAGGGTTCCCTATTGAACTATTAGAGGGCTACCCTACCGTATTACTGCATGATGTAACAGCAGATAAATGGTATATATTCACAGAAAAAGGCATGGATGCAATCGATCAACTTATTCATAATGCTATAAACAACGGCTTTAGCACAGTTATTAGTAATACAGTAGCTTAA
- a CDS encoding LysE family translocator — translation MLSFMAIVLLLFLIPGPAVIITVTQTLKGGKMNGIYTALGIGLGDFVHTLAAVLGLSAILMKSATAFEVVKYIGVAYLVYLGIQMLLTKPKKLEKPTVEQSATSTSFRQGFLAEILNPKTALFFLAFLPQFVQPNGQSITTQLLTLGITFVVMSALYTILLAIMTSFIGEKMFTKTSGSSKWLEKTVGFVYIGLGVRLALQTQSK, via the coding sequence ATGTTATCGTTTATGGCAATTGTTCTTTTATTATTTTTAATTCCGGGTCCTGCGGTCATTATTACTGTTACCCAAACATTAAAAGGTGGTAAAATGAATGGCATTTATACCGCTTTAGGGATTGGACTTGGCGATTTTGTGCATACATTAGCGGCTGTTCTAGGGCTATCCGCTATTTTAATGAAATCAGCGACAGCATTTGAAGTTGTCAAATATATCGGGGTTGCGTACCTTGTTTATTTAGGCATTCAAATGCTTCTTACAAAACCGAAAAAGCTCGAAAAGCCCACTGTCGAACAAAGCGCAACAAGCACCTCCTTCCGCCAAGGCTTTTTAGCAGAAATTTTAAATCCTAAAACAGCGCTCTTTTTCCTTGCCTTTTTACCGCAGTTTGTCCAGCCAAATGGACAATCCATTACTACACAGTTGCTTACATTAGGCATTACATTTGTTGTGATGAGCGCATTATATACCATTTTACTAGCAATTATGACTAGCTTTATTGGTGAAAAAATGTTTACAAAAACAAGCGGTAGCTCCAAATGGCTCGAAAAAACAGTGGGCTTTGTCTATATTGGCTTAGGCGTCCGCTTAGCATTGCAAACACAAAGTAAATAA
- a CDS encoding copper amine oxidase N-terminal domain-containing protein: MKKFFTGIIVASIFLMASPTDAATTHVQIDQVVVKSDVAPEIKNNRTMVPLRVISENLGAQVQWKDAQITLSTDEATVILNVKNKTVIKNGNVEQLDVQPYVKSNRTFVPLRFIAETFGSQVEYSQGSISITSTPLLLDNEQIKTLRYEYNMAKGGEMQFIKGHAYHQAIYKVLQEQKGEQVEAPKDYYWRFNLETVGSYTKLAQYDFLNQDNTSVEQYDIYELNQSFPAEELAPYPTFLLHDFNKNVWYVFTEKELKAIQQILDNATNNGFTTK; encoded by the coding sequence ATGAAGAAGTTTTTCACGGGGATTATTGTAGCATCTATATTTTTGATGGCTTCCCCCACTGATGCCGCGACAACGCATGTTCAAATTGATCAGGTTGTCGTAAAATCCGATGTAGCACCCGAAATCAAAAATAATCGAACAATGGTGCCTTTGCGCGTGATTAGTGAAAATTTAGGCGCACAAGTACAATGGAAGGATGCCCAAATTACCCTTTCAACGGATGAGGCAACCGTTATTTTAAATGTAAAAAACAAGACAGTCATTAAAAATGGCAATGTGGAACAATTAGATGTGCAGCCATATGTAAAAAGCAACCGTACCTTTGTACCACTTCGCTTTATTGCGGAAACATTTGGCAGTCAGGTAGAGTACAGTCAAGGGAGCATCAGCATCACATCAACACCATTGCTGCTTGACAACGAGCAAATCAAAACGCTTCGCTATGAATACAACATGGCAAAGGGTGGAGAGATGCAGTTCATTAAAGGACATGCTTATCACCAAGCCATTTATAAAGTGCTTCAAGAGCAAAAGGGTGAACAAGTAGAGGCTCCTAAAGACTACTATTGGCGCTTTAATTTAGAAACAGTTGGCTCTTATACGAAGCTTGCACAGTATGACTTTTTAAACCAAGACAATACTAGTGTGGAGCAGTATGACATCTATGAATTAAATCAATCATTCCCTGCTGAGGAATTGGCACCGTATCCAACATTCCTTCTCCACGATTTCAACAAGAATGTTTGGTATGTATTTACGGAAAAAGAGCTGAAGGCGATCCAGCAAATTCTCGACAATGCCACAAACAACGGCTTTACAACGAAATAA
- a CDS encoding polysaccharide deacetylase family protein, with amino-acid sequence MKKFLLFFLPICLMVTLFSYHKASSSENKGRKYYEEAGQILWEIQTNEKIIALTFDDGPHRTYTPAILDLLQKYHAKATFFIVGQHAQKNPEVITRMYDEGHELANHTFTHPLKATVPHLMKEIKQTDEVIAEISGYQPTLFRPVEGYYTDAMIEAITKEGYQVIMWSWHLDTLDWKSPGVQRIVQTVLQGVKAGNIVLFHDGGGNRTQTVQALAQILPELAKQGYQFVTVSELLEIQNTHKKVKKQ; translated from the coding sequence GTGAAAAAATTTCTGCTGTTTTTCTTGCCGATCTGCTTAATGGTGACATTGTTTTCTTATCATAAAGCTAGCTCTTCTGAAAATAAAGGAAGAAAGTATTATGAGGAAGCGGGGCAAATTTTATGGGAAATCCAAACAAATGAAAAAATTATTGCCTTGACCTTTGATGATGGACCACATCGTACCTATACCCCAGCGATTCTTGATTTACTGCAAAAGTATCATGCGAAAGCGACCTTTTTTATTGTAGGTCAACATGCACAAAAAAATCCTGAAGTAATTACCCGTATGTATGATGAAGGGCATGAATTAGCCAATCATACCTTTACACATCCTTTAAAAGCAACTGTACCCCATTTAATGAAGGAAATTAAGCAAACAGATGAAGTCATTGCTGAAATTAGTGGCTATCAACCAACATTGTTTCGACCAGTTGAAGGCTATTATACAGATGCGATGATTGAGGCCATTACAAAAGAGGGCTATCAAGTAATAATGTGGTCATGGCATTTAGATACACTTGATTGGAAAAGCCCGGGTGTACAGCGAATTGTGCAAACAGTGCTACAAGGTGTAAAGGCTGGTAATATTGTCCTGTTTCATGATGGTGGCGGCAATCGAACGCAAACGGTGCAGGCGCTGGCACAAATTTTGCCAGAGCTAGCAAAGCAGGGCTATCAATTTGTGACGGTTTCGGAATTGCTGGAGATACAAAATACCCATAAAAAAGTGAAGAAGCAATAA
- a CDS encoding universal stress protein, with protein MYSHILVAVDGSDNAFRAAQEAMKIAKLSKSTMVDIVYVVNVEKVKNELLRAGSPETMELARQRKIAPVEQALRAAQIPYQTTILKGEPGSEIVRYANEKQVDLVVIGSRGLNSFQEMVLGSVSHKVMKRVQCPALIVK; from the coding sequence ATGTATTCGCATATTTTAGTAGCAGTGGATGGCTCTGATAATGCATTCCGTGCAGCACAGGAAGCCATGAAAATCGCCAAGCTGTCAAAGAGTACCATGGTGGATATTGTTTATGTGGTTAATGTAGAAAAAGTAAAAAATGAATTATTACGAGCTGGCTCTCCTGAAACAATGGAGCTGGCACGTCAGCGTAAAATTGCCCCCGTGGAGCAAGCATTAAGAGCAGCACAAATTCCTTATCAAACAACGATTTTAAAAGGAGAACCGGGGTCAGAAATTGTGCGCTATGCCAATGAGAAGCAAGTGGATTTAGTTGTTATCGGCAGCCGTGGCTTAAACAGCTTTCAAGAAATGGTGCTCGGCAGCGTCAGCCATAAAGTAATGAAACGTGTGCAATGCCCTGCTTTGATTGTGAAGTAG